One window of the Epinephelus moara isolate mb chromosome 24, YSFRI_EMoa_1.0, whole genome shotgun sequence genome contains the following:
- the soat2 gene encoding sterol O-acyltransferase 2, producing the protein MTTAEPPNGLWRRNIRARQSDEVSGQAGDHDNSQEEDLRQWQKHAQKVKMKVLEQVQDQLSDLLDKALTESVQPFTQLQPTVNGKTTINPSSRSQRMDDGKVFMARPSLLDELFEINHIRTIYHMFIAVLVIFCLSTLAVDYIDQGRLVLEFDILFWAFGKVGTVTWAWFVMFVYTLLAPYYTLVFWGCLYHSSPSKLGLSLGTGLVLSAVQTCILGLFPIYVAVHYQLPPASRFIVILEQIRFLMKSYSFIRETAPVIMKNPPKEGESPRLPTFSSYLYFLFCPTLIYRESYPRNTHIRWKYVGITLGMILGCLFYGYFILVRLCVPVFRPETNQPFSKRTMVLAVFNSILPGIMLLLLCFFAFLHCWLNLFGELLRFADRMFYKDWWNSTSFANYYRTWNVVVHDWLYYYGYRDFLWLSKRKFRTAAMLSVFIVSAVVHEYAFTMGFGFFYPVMFCLFAIFGVVFNFTMNDKRQSPVFNVIMWACLFLGQGVQVCLYCQEWYAQIHCPRKENSFWELVTPRSWSCSYQR; encoded by the exons ATGACGACTGCAGAGCCACCTAACGGACTGTGGCGCCGAAACATCAGAGCCCGTCAGTCAGATGAGGTCTCTGGTCAGG CTGGAGACCATGATAATTCACAAGAGGAAGATCTAAGACAGTGGCAGAAACATGCACAG AAGGTGAAGATGAAAGTCCTGGAGCAGGTCCAGGATCAGCTCAGTGATTTACTGGACAAAGCACTGACTGAGTCTGTCCAGCCTTTTACCCAACTACAGCCAACAGTTAATGGAAAGACGACAATAAACCCCTCATCCAG atCTCAGAGAATGGATGATGGCAAAGTGTTCATGGCCAGACCGTCACTGTTGGA cgAACTGTTTGAGATCAACCACATCAGGACCATCTACCACATGTTCATCGCTGTACTTGTCATCTTCTGTTTGAGCACACTGGCTGTGGACTACATCGACCAGGGCAG GTTGGTCTTGGAGTTCGACATTCTGTTCTGGGCCTTTGGGAAGGTGGGAACAGTCACCTGGGCCTGGTTTGTGATGTTTGTCTACACCCTGCTCGCTCCGTACTACACGCTGGTGTTTTGGGGATGTTTGTACCACAGCTCACCCTCTAAGTTGGGGCTGTCTCTCGGCACGGGCCTGGTCCTATCTGCAGTGCAGACCTGCATACTGGGACTGTTCCCCATCTACGTGGCTGTGCACTACCAGCTGCCTCCGGCCTCGCGGTTCATTGTGATACTGGagcag ATTCGATTCCTGATGAAGAGCTACTCGTTCATAAGAGAAACCGCTCCTGTTATCATGAAGAATCCACCAAAGGAAG gaGAAAGTCCCAGATTACCAACATTTTCCAGCTATCTGTACTTCCTCTTCTGTCCAACACTCATCTACAGGGAATCATATCCTCG GAATACCCATATTAGATGGAAGTACGTTGGCATCACACTTGGAATG ATCTTAGGATGCCTGTTTTACGGCTACTTCATCCTGGTGCGGCTCTGCGTGCCTGTCTTCAGACCTGAGACCAACCAGCCGTTCAGTAAACGAACGATGGTTCTTGCTGTGTTCAACTCAATATTACCAG gtATAATGCTCCTtctgttgtgtttctttgcCTTCCTGCACTGCTGGCTCAACCTCTTCGGGGAGCTGCTGCGTTTTGCTGACAGAATGTTTTACAAG GACTGGTGGAACTCGACATCTTTCGCCAACTATTACCGAACCTGGAACGTAGTGGTTCATGACTGGCTCTATTACTATGGATACAGAGACTTCCTCTGG CTGTCGAAAAGGAAATTCCGAACAGCTGCCATGCTCTCTGTGTTCATCGTCTCCGCTGTTGTCCACGAGTACGCCTTCACCATGGGTTTTGGCTTCTTCTATCCCGTCATGTTCTGTCTCTTTGCCATCTTTGGAG TGGTGTTCAACTTCACGATGAACGACAAGCGCCAGAGCCCTGTGTTCAATGTCATCATGTGGGCGTGTCTCTTCCTCGGTCAGGGTGTCCAGGTGTGTCTCTACTGCCAGGAGTGGTACGCTCAGATACACTGCCCTCGGAAAGAG AATAGCTTCTGGGAGTTGGTGACGCCGCGATCGTGGTCGTGCAGCTACCAGAGATGA